The Panthera uncia isolate 11264 chromosome C2, Puncia_PCG_1.0, whole genome shotgun sequence genome contains a region encoding:
- the LOC125921920 gene encoding arylacetamide deacetylase-like 2: protein MGLIGYAELFSMLLKLDQTVLISDENITVMDTKFTDIPVCLYLPKKKSESQRRAVIFIHGGAFVMGSCRQMAYDFLNRWTANKLGAVVVGIDYRLAPQYQFPVPLEDVISVVRFFLQDNILAKYGVDPSRICISGDSSGGTLAAKVTQLVQNDPEFKNKIKAQALIYPGLQAVDVLMPSHRQNEHGPILSRDMAIKMGCLYLTKDKALPQAVRENQHMPHGSRHLFKLVNWSTLLPEKYRRNHIYTEPIIGKLNSSYPVLLDSRLSPLLATDSQLEKLPLTYIITCEHDILRDDGLIYVSRLRNAAVNVSHDHIEDGIHGALFFMTTPFYLHVGFRISDKYINWLEENL from the exons ATGGGTCTTATTGGATATGCGGAATTATTTTCCATGTTACTGAAATTGGACCAAACAGTACTAATTTCAGATGAAAACATTACAGTGATGGATACAAAGTTTACTGACATTCCAGTATGTTTGTACTTGCCAAAGAAGAAGTCAGAAAGCCAGAGACGGGCTGTAATTTTTATTCATGGTGGTGCCTTTGTTATGGGAAGTTGCA ggCAGATGGCTTATGACTTCCTGAATAGATGGACAGCAAATAAACTTGGTGCTGTTGTTGTGGGAATAGA ctatAGGCTAGCTCCTCAATATCAATTTCCTGTTCCCCTTGAAGATGTCATTTCTGTGGTCAGATTCTTTCTACAGGATAACATTCTTGCAAAATATGGAGTGGATCCTTCCCGAATCTGTATTTCAGGTGATAGTTCTGGGGGTACATTGGCAGCAAAAGTTACTCAACTG gTACAAAATGATccagaattcaaaaataaaattaaggcaCAAGCTTTAATTTACCCTGGCTTGCAGGCGGTGGATGTTTTAATGCCCTCTCACCGACAAAATGAGCATGGTCCGATTCTGTCAAGGGATATGGCAATTAAAATGGGATGCCTGTACTTGACCAAGGATAAAGCACTGCCCCAAGCAGTGAGAGAAAATCAACATATGCCCCATGGATCAAGACATCTGTTCAAGTTGGTTAACTGGAGTACTCTTCTTCctgaaaaatatagaaggaaTCACATATATACTGAACCAATTATTGGGAAGCTTAACTCTTCGTATCCAGTACTTTTGGATAGCAGGTTATCACCCTTGTTAGCCACTGATTCCCAATTAGAAAAATTGCCACTAACTTATATCATCACCTGTGAACATGATATCCTAAGAGATGATGGACTTATATACGTCTCACGACTTCGAAATGCTGCAGTTAACGTTTCTCATGACCACATAGAGGATGGGATCCATGGAGCACTTTTTTTCATGACAACACCATTTTACTTACATGTAGGCTTTAGAATAAGTGATAAATATATTAATTGGCTTGAAGAAAATCTATAA